A stretch of Myceligenerans xiligouense DNA encodes these proteins:
- a CDS encoding nuclear transport factor 2 family protein, with the protein MTTQLIGKTYKFDLGLLKVRFTFESPTQGSFVVEEGGGLAPDGHAETVALHLKEIRDGVFLNSWTEASGATVTHVEDFANATLYSNVTVDGTLYNFVGTITEVSTDATTESNVTVGDQAARNTEIVLTAMRELFAEKDLTALDRYWAEPYVQHSPQMPDGLDTLRAAVPGLAGFSWEPQRIAAQGDLVFTHSLVHGWAPGPVVIVDIYRLENGRIVEHWDVVQELTPAESTASGRPMV; encoded by the coding sequence ATGACCACGCAGTTGATCGGCAAGACCTACAAGTTCGACCTCGGCCTGCTGAAGGTGCGGTTCACCTTCGAGTCGCCGACGCAGGGCAGCTTCGTCGTGGAGGAGGGCGGCGGGCTGGCACCGGACGGCCATGCCGAAACGGTGGCCCTGCACCTCAAGGAGATCCGCGACGGCGTCTTCCTGAACTCCTGGACCGAGGCCAGCGGCGCGACGGTGACGCACGTGGAGGACTTCGCGAACGCGACGCTCTACTCCAACGTCACGGTCGACGGCACTCTGTACAACTTCGTCGGGACCATCACGGAGGTGAGTACCGACGCCACGACCGAGAGCAACGTGACCGTGGGCGACCAAGCCGCACGCAACACGGAGATCGTGCTCACCGCGATGCGCGAGCTGTTCGCCGAGAAGGACCTGACCGCACTCGACCGCTACTGGGCCGAGCCGTACGTGCAGCACAGCCCGCAGATGCCCGACGGACTGGACACGCTGCGCGCCGCCGTGCCCGGCCTCGCCGGATTCTCCTGGGAGCCGCAGCGCATCGCGGCCCAGGGCGACCTCGTGTTCACCCACAGCCTCGTCCACGGCTGGGCGCCCGGACCGGTGGTGATCGTCGACATCTACCGGCTGGAGAACGGACGCATCGTCGAGCACTGGGACGTCGTCCAGGAACTCACCCCGGCCGAGTCCACGGCAAGCGGCCGCCCCATGGTGTGA
- a CDS encoding GNAT family N-acetyltransferase, translating into MPFAAALTHDVVLRDLTIDDAGALADAYARNRAHLEQWEPARPDDFFTEAAQKRVVDLQLEQAAGGKGVFLVLASGDAVVGRLNLADIVHGAFQSGNLGYWIDAGLTGRGLMTLAVRSLVDHARDGLRLHRLQAGTLPYNRASQTVLTRAGFERFGYAPRYLHIAGEWRDHVLYQLILRD; encoded by the coding sequence ATGCCCTTCGCCGCAGCCCTGACCCACGACGTCGTCCTGCGCGACCTCACCATCGACGACGCCGGGGCGCTCGCCGACGCCTACGCGCGCAACCGCGCGCACCTGGAGCAGTGGGAGCCGGCGCGGCCGGACGACTTCTTCACCGAGGCGGCGCAGAAGCGCGTCGTCGATCTCCAGCTGGAGCAGGCGGCCGGGGGAAAAGGCGTGTTCCTCGTGCTGGCGTCCGGCGACGCCGTCGTGGGCAGGCTCAACCTCGCGGACATCGTCCACGGTGCGTTCCAGAGCGGGAACCTCGGCTACTGGATCGACGCGGGACTCACCGGGCGGGGCCTCATGACGCTCGCGGTGCGGTCACTCGTGGACCACGCCCGTGACGGGCTGCGTCTGCACCGGCTGCAGGCGGGGACACTCCCCTACAACAGGGCGTCGCAGACGGTGCTCACGCGGGCTGGTTTCGAGCGTTTCGGCTACGCCCCGCGGTACCTGCACATCGCCGGCGAATGGCGGGACCATGTGCTGTACCAGCTGATCCTGCGCGACTGA
- a CDS encoding antibiotic biosynthesis monooxygenase, which translates to MIVRVSEASVRADRVEEFLQTLRDLVAGFPAAHDGLLGHEILVDRAEGTRVQYVSRWRDESALRGFAGEGWADSPVTFPGEDAYLTGPLHLRHFLVDDAPAAETP; encoded by the coding sequence ATGATCGTCCGAGTCTCCGAGGCCTCGGTCCGTGCCGACCGGGTCGAAGAGTTCCTCCAGACCCTCCGGGACCTCGTCGCGGGTTTTCCCGCGGCCCATGACGGGCTGCTGGGTCACGAGATCCTCGTCGACCGGGCGGAGGGCACACGCGTGCAGTACGTCAGCCGCTGGCGCGACGAGTCGGCGCTGCGGGGCTTCGCGGGTGAGGGTTGGGCGGACAGCCCGGTGACGTTCCCCGGCGAGGACGCCTATCTGACGGGGCCGCTGCACCTGCGGCACTTCCTCGTCGACGACGCACCGGCCGCCGAAACCCCGTAG
- a CDS encoding LamG-like jellyroll fold domain-containing protein: MRVPGTDSPTPRSLRHPAALVAAGATAAVLTASLVTAPASAAPATGHVAASAAGAMAAPAEASADLPATVSSDPLPTVQIDGVAWTQVVVGDTVYVGGSFSSARPAGAAPGTDEVPRGNLLAYDLATGELDPTWSPTVNGEVKGLALSPDGSVLYAVGPFTSVDGVTRYRSAAFDTATGSLTSFRPAVNGPVYAVATSGDDVFLGGAFSSVNNTARARVAAVDAATGATTRPFAAAVGNRSVQALTAAPDGGSVVIGGNFTSVDGSSDPGYGLARLDAATGDMLPLPVNDVVRNAGDKSAVLALASDDDHFYGTGYHYGGGGTVEGSFAASWDTGELVWIEDCHGDTYSIFPFRGAAYQASHKHYCGNSGGFPETSPRSYYRGTAVTLTVEGTNTADIFGYPDHPGTPRPEFLNWYPDFSIGTYTGLEQGPWHVTASGDYVLYGGEFLRVNNQPQQGLVRFAVRDVAPNADGPRLGGASFPLSVSSPAGGVVRLTWPGNHDRDDRTLTYSVYRDTSSAPPVAVVDATASFWETEDLTALDVEAAPGSTHRYAVVARDPWGNTAWSDWVETTVADGEPLGDYARDVLLDGATHYWRMGGTSGPVTDLAGAADLTAGTDVTFGTAGALAVDTDTAVTTDGTIDSRSWTTGTARPGPQTFSVETWFRTTTPGGKLIGFGDRGSRSTSAEYDRHLYVDAAGKLVLGVHPGAVRTVASPTAVTDGAWHHAAGTLGPDGLRLYLDGELVASDPDTTGADTFSGFWRVGGDNLDGWSPSSPNRNFTGEIDEVAVYGHVLTPEQVSLHHVVGLTGEGPNQPPVAEATLTAEHLTLTADAGASTDPDGEIVSYAWDLGDGATADGPAAEHTYAEAGTYEVTVTVTDDDGAQDTYTQDVTATDPPPPDPALARDTFTRTVTGGWGAAETGGAWTLGGSASRFAVDGSAGTLSMAGGLTLSARLGDVSATATDVTVRTWAQETPSGNSYLTVQGRRVGGDHLGGRLKIFPDGHVDLHTVRNGTPLAGGTVTGLAFAAGDPLLVRVQVTGTSPATIRARAWAEGSPEPTTWQAVSTDTTASLQEAGSVGLALYTGGSTTSAWGFDDLVVMETVD; the protein is encoded by the coding sequence ATGCGCGTTCCCGGCACCGATTCCCCCACTCCCCGGTCCCTCCGCCACCCCGCGGCCCTCGTGGCCGCCGGCGCGACCGCCGCGGTGCTGACGGCGAGCCTGGTGACGGCCCCTGCCTCGGCCGCCCCGGCGACCGGTCACGTGGCCGCGTCCGCGGCGGGGGCGATGGCGGCCCCGGCCGAGGCGTCCGCCGACCTGCCGGCGACCGTGAGCAGCGACCCGCTCCCCACCGTGCAGATCGACGGCGTCGCCTGGACCCAGGTGGTCGTCGGCGACACCGTGTACGTGGGTGGGAGCTTCAGTTCCGCACGCCCGGCCGGGGCGGCGCCGGGCACGGACGAGGTGCCGCGCGGCAACCTCCTCGCCTACGACCTCGCCACGGGAGAGCTCGACCCCACGTGGTCGCCGACGGTGAACGGCGAGGTGAAGGGCCTCGCCCTGTCCCCGGACGGGAGCGTGCTGTACGCCGTGGGCCCGTTCACCTCGGTCGACGGTGTCACCCGGTACCGCTCGGCCGCGTTCGACACGGCCACCGGCTCGCTCACCTCGTTCCGGCCGGCGGTCAACGGCCCGGTGTACGCCGTGGCGACCTCGGGCGACGACGTCTTCCTGGGCGGCGCCTTCTCCAGCGTGAACAACACCGCTCGCGCCCGGGTCGCGGCGGTGGACGCCGCGACCGGCGCGACGACGCGCCCGTTCGCGGCGGCGGTCGGCAACCGTTCGGTGCAGGCGCTCACGGCCGCGCCCGACGGCGGCTCGGTGGTGATCGGCGGCAACTTCACCTCGGTGGACGGGTCCTCGGACCCCGGCTACGGGCTGGCCCGGCTGGACGCCGCCACGGGCGACATGCTTCCCCTTCCCGTCAACGATGTGGTCCGCAACGCCGGTGACAAGTCGGCGGTCCTGGCTCTGGCCTCGGACGACGACCACTTCTACGGGACCGGCTACCACTACGGGGGCGGCGGCACCGTCGAGGGGTCGTTCGCGGCGTCGTGGGACACGGGCGAGCTGGTCTGGATCGAGGACTGCCACGGCGACACCTACTCCATCTTCCCCTTCCGGGGGGCGGCCTATCAGGCCAGCCACAAGCACTACTGCGGCAACAGCGGCGGCTTCCCGGAGACGAGCCCTCGCTCCTACTACCGCGGGACCGCCGTCACACTGACGGTCGAGGGGACGAACACCGCCGACATCTTCGGCTATCCCGATCACCCCGGGACGCCCCGGCCCGAGTTCCTGAACTGGTACCCGGACTTCTCGATCGGCACCTACACGGGGCTGGAGCAGGGTCCGTGGCACGTGACCGCGAGCGGTGACTACGTGCTGTACGGCGGCGAGTTCCTCCGCGTGAACAATCAGCCCCAGCAGGGCCTGGTCCGGTTCGCCGTGCGCGACGTGGCGCCCAACGCCGACGGCCCGCGCCTCGGCGGCGCGTCGTTCCCGCTGAGCGTCTCGTCGCCCGCGGGCGGGGTCGTCCGGCTGACCTGGCCGGGCAACCACGACCGCGACGACAGGACCCTGACCTACTCGGTCTACCGCGACACGTCGTCCGCCCCTCCGGTCGCCGTGGTGGACGCCACCGCGAGCTTCTGGGAGACGGAGGATCTCACCGCCCTCGACGTGGAGGCCGCACCGGGATCGACCCACCGCTACGCGGTCGTGGCGCGCGACCCGTGGGGCAACACCGCCTGGTCCGACTGGGTGGAGACCACCGTCGCGGACGGCGAGCCGCTCGGCGACTACGCGCGGGACGTCCTGCTCGACGGCGCCACCCACTACTGGCGCATGGGCGGCACCTCCGGCCCGGTCACCGACCTCGCGGGCGCCGCCGATCTCACCGCCGGGACCGATGTCACGTTCGGCACGGCCGGAGCGCTCGCCGTCGACACCGACACGGCCGTCACCACCGACGGCACGATCGACTCCCGCTCGTGGACCACCGGCACGGCACGACCCGGGCCGCAGACGTTCAGCGTCGAGACGTGGTTCCGCACCACCACCCCGGGCGGCAAGCTCATCGGCTTCGGTGACCGGGGCAGCAGGTCGACGTCGGCCGAATACGACCGGCACCTCTACGTCGACGCCGCCGGCAAGCTCGTTCTCGGCGTCCACCCCGGCGCCGTCCGCACCGTCGCCTCGCCGACCGCGGTGACGGACGGCGCGTGGCATCACGCGGCCGGCACGCTCGGCCCGGACGGGCTGCGCCTCTACCTCGACGGCGAACTCGTCGCCTCCGACCCGGACACCACGGGCGCGGACACGTTCAGCGGCTTCTGGCGGGTCGGCGGGGACAACCTCGACGGATGGTCGCCGTCGTCCCCGAACCGGAACTTCACCGGAGAGATCGACGAGGTCGCCGTCTACGGGCACGTGCTGACGCCCGAGCAGGTCTCGCTGCACCACGTCGTCGGGCTGACGGGCGAGGGCCCGAACCAGCCGCCCGTCGCCGAGGCCACGCTCACCGCGGAGCACCTCACCCTCACCGCGGACGCGGGCGCGAGCACCGACCCGGACGGCGAGATCGTGTCCTACGCCTGGGACCTGGGGGACGGCGCCACCGCCGACGGGCCGGCGGCCGAGCACACGTACGCGGAGGCGGGGACGTACGAGGTGACCGTGACGGTCACCGACGACGACGGAGCACAGGACACCTACACCCAGGACGTCACGGCGACCGACCCGCCGCCGCCGGACCCGGCGCTCGCCCGCGACACGTTCACGCGCACGGTCACGGGCGGCTGGGGTGCGGCAGAGACCGGCGGCGCGTGGACCCTCGGGGGTTCCGCCTCCCGCTTCGCCGTCGACGGCAGCGCCGGGACGCTCTCGATGGCCGGCGGGCTGACGCTGTCCGCGCGGCTCGGTGACGTCTCCGCGACCGCCACCGACGTCACGGTGCGCACCTGGGCCCAGGAGACGCCGTCGGGCAACAGCTATCTGACGGTGCAGGGGCGGCGCGTCGGGGGCGACCACCTGGGCGGGCGGCTCAAGATCTTCCCGGACGGGCACGTCGACCTGCACACGGTGCGGAACGGCACGCCCCTGGCGGGCGGGACCGTCACGGGGCTGGCGTTCGCCGCGGGTGATCCGCTGCTCGTGCGCGTCCAGGTGACCGGTACGTCTCCGGCGACGATCCGGGCCCGGGCCTGGGCCGAGGGCAGCCCGGAGCCGACGACGTGGCAGGCGGTCTCCACCGACACCACCGCGTCGCTGCAGGAGGCCGGCTCCGTGGGCCTGGCCCTCTACACGGGCGGCTCGACGACGTCGGCCTGGGGGTTCGACGACCTGGTCGTCATGGAGACGGTGGACTGA
- a CDS encoding MarR family winged helix-turn-helix transcriptional regulator, which translates to MHAQAHPSEVSERAAVWHDLVLAMHLLETALEKQAQRDGGVSHGHFKLLVLLAAAEDQTLGLKNLADSLRFSQSRISHALTALEGLGLVTRRPTVGGRRASEATLTDDGRHLVDRVLRGQRRELRDPLFSNLGDLGTVALGDLSARIITTLESDRPDGSRCGRTE; encoded by the coding sequence GTGCACGCGCAGGCCCATCCCTCCGAAGTCAGTGAGAGGGCCGCCGTATGGCACGACCTCGTCCTCGCGATGCACCTCCTCGAGACCGCACTCGAAAAGCAGGCGCAACGCGACGGCGGGGTCTCTCACGGTCATTTCAAGCTGCTCGTCCTGCTCGCCGCTGCCGAAGACCAGACACTGGGGCTGAAGAACCTGGCCGACTCTCTTCGCTTCTCCCAGAGCCGCATCAGCCACGCCCTGACCGCTCTCGAAGGCCTGGGTCTCGTCACGCGCCGGCCCACGGTGGGTGGGCGCCGGGCGTCCGAGGCAACGCTGACCGACGACGGACGCCACCTGGTCGACCGCGTGCTGCGCGGCCAGCGCCGAGAGCTGCGCGACCCGCTCTTCAGCAACCTCGGAGACCTCGGCACCGTTGCACTCGGTGACCTCAGTGCGCGCATCATCACGACTCTGGAGAGCGATCGGCCCGACGGGTCCAGATGCGGCCGGACGGAGTAG